A window of the Phytoactinopolyspora mesophila genome harbors these coding sequences:
- a CDS encoding Dyp-type peroxidase codes for MVTRPSRRRLLAGLAIGAGGITTGGLLGRSTAGVAAEPSPASSETEGPPGGRPVPAIGEHQAGIALPTDPQPYSLTVVSDLAAADMSVLAPVGERLLDFLDDDAHDSGDLTVAVGVGPRVVSSVDDALPGAEALPEFDSDAGMAAERVGGDLLLIASASEPAVLGPAVEALLDALPDCTQRWRQFGFRGPGRDGIVRNPFGFHDGIIVPRGDDELAEHVWLRDDPRVAGGTIAVVRRLRTDVAGFSHLPVEEQEALVGRRKRDGAPLSGGSARDEVSLTAKTADGQYLTPVSSHARAAHPALTGSALMLRRGYAYAEGDESGLMFVCFQRDLRTFVVTQQRLDEQDRMMEYVTTTASGTFLMLPGFDRDRPLGSTLLTA; via the coding sequence GTGGTGACACGACCGTCGCGGCGGCGGCTGCTCGCCGGGCTGGCCATCGGCGCGGGCGGCATCACCACGGGTGGTTTGCTCGGAAGGAGCACCGCCGGGGTGGCCGCGGAACCGTCGCCGGCGTCGTCCGAGACTGAAGGGCCACCCGGTGGGCGGCCTGTTCCCGCGATTGGGGAGCACCAGGCGGGCATCGCTCTGCCCACCGATCCGCAGCCGTACTCGCTGACCGTGGTCTCCGACCTGGCGGCTGCCGACATGTCCGTGCTGGCGCCCGTCGGGGAACGGCTGTTGGATTTCCTGGACGACGACGCACACGACAGTGGCGACCTGACGGTGGCGGTTGGTGTCGGTCCGCGGGTGGTGTCCTCGGTCGACGATGCTTTGCCCGGCGCCGAAGCCCTGCCCGAATTCGATTCCGACGCCGGCATGGCCGCGGAACGCGTCGGCGGTGACCTCCTGCTGATCGCCAGCGCCAGCGAACCCGCCGTGCTTGGGCCCGCAGTCGAAGCCCTGCTGGATGCGCTGCCGGACTGTACCCAGCGCTGGCGGCAGTTCGGGTTCCGTGGTCCCGGGCGCGACGGCATTGTCCGCAACCCGTTCGGCTTCCACGACGGCATCATCGTCCCGCGCGGCGACGATGAGCTGGCCGAACACGTTTGGCTGCGCGACGACCCGCGAGTGGCCGGCGGCACCATCGCCGTCGTGCGACGGCTGCGCACCGACGTGGCGGGCTTCAGCCACCTCCCGGTTGAGGAACAGGAGGCGCTGGTGGGCAGGCGCAAGCGGGATGGTGCGCCGTTGTCGGGCGGGTCTGCCCGGGACGAGGTGAGCCTGACGGCGAAGACCGCCGACGGGCAGTACTTGACGCCTGTGAGCTCGCACGCGCGGGCCGCGCATCCGGCCCTGACCGGCAGCGCGTTGATGCTGCGCCGGGGCTACGCCTATGCCGAGGGCGACGAGTCCGGCCTGATGTTCGTGTGTTTCCAGCGTGACCTGCGCACTTTCGTCGTCACCCAGCAGCGGCTCGACGAGCAGGACCGGATGATGGAGTACGTCACCACAACAGCCAGCGGCACGTTCCTGATGCTGCCGGGCTTCGACCGGGACCGCCCGCTCGGTTCGACGCTGCTCACCGCCTGA